In Candidatus Sysuiplasma jiujiangense, a single genomic region encodes these proteins:
- the rpsJ gene encoding 30S ribosomal protein S10, producing the protein MAQRARISLSGTDPAKIDSVCTQIKQIATKTGVTMKGPVPLPTKRMVVPVRKSPDGEGSATWDRWEMRIHKRMIDMDAEDDRALRQLMRIQVPDGVNIEIVLRS; encoded by the coding sequence ATGGCGCAGAGAGCTAGAATTTCCCTGAGCGGGACAGATCCCGCAAAAATAGACTCGGTCTGCACCCAGATTAAGCAGATTGCGACAAAGACTGGAGTGACCATGAAGGGGCCGGTGCCCCTCCCGACTAAGAGAATGGTTGTACCCGTAAGAAAGAGTCCGGACGGCGAAGGAAGTGCCACCTGGGATCGCTGGGAAATGCGAATCCATAAGAGAATGATCGATATGGATGCCGAGGATGACAGGGCGCTAAGACAGCTTATGAGGATTCAGGTACCCGACGGGGTCAATATAGAAATTGTTCTCAGAAGCTGA
- a CDS encoding tRNA (N(6)-L-threonylcarbamoyladenosine(37)-C(2))-methylthiotransferase: MKAYIESHGCTMNYGEGRIASALIAAGGYQIAERAEDSDIVVLNTCAVIDFTERKMISRLREIDSMGKRMVVTGCMAPTKREAILQAAPGAMICSPGNYEMLGALLGLNFSRDQDCWNSFDRNDIIIPVAQGCLSRCTYCFSRLARPKLRSLNPAEILNAIRKNLKPGRIREFLLSGMDAITYGRDLKTTLPDLIARILSIEGDFRLRVGMMNPSLLSPLLEELLDVYEDRRIYKFFHIPFQSGSDRILKLMKRGNTAREFIEITENIRKRYPEATISTDIIVGFPTETEEDFEQSLQLMKTVAPDIVNVTRFSAREGTPAASMQGQIPGWIAKERSRRATDLRFAISGRRNSEYEGRNAEALITEEGKNGYSIGRLENYKQIIVSGTHSPGKTVNCLITGSTPIHLVGSADSKPATIPEEAGTAG; encoded by the coding sequence GTGAAGGCTTACATAGAATCGCATGGCTGCACGATGAATTATGGCGAAGGCAGAATTGCCTCGGCTCTGATCGCCGCCGGCGGCTACCAGATAGCTGAAAGGGCGGAGGACTCTGACATAGTTGTTCTTAACACCTGTGCGGTAATCGATTTCACAGAAAGGAAGATGATCAGCAGACTCAGGGAAATAGACAGCATGGGAAAGCGGATGGTGGTCACCGGATGTATGGCCCCCACAAAACGTGAAGCAATACTGCAGGCAGCTCCCGGCGCAATGATATGCAGCCCGGGAAACTACGAAATGCTCGGAGCTCTTCTCGGACTCAATTTCAGCAGGGATCAGGATTGCTGGAATTCTTTTGACAGAAACGACATAATAATACCTGTGGCACAGGGCTGCCTGTCCAGATGCACATACTGCTTCAGCCGACTGGCAAGACCAAAGCTCCGGAGCCTGAATCCGGCAGAAATACTGAATGCGATCAGGAAAAACTTAAAGCCCGGGAGGATCCGGGAGTTTCTCTTATCGGGCATGGACGCCATAACATACGGCAGAGACCTGAAGACGACATTGCCCGATCTCATTGCGCGCATACTCAGCATTGAAGGTGATTTCAGACTCAGGGTTGGAATGATGAATCCTTCATTGCTCTCCCCGCTTCTAGAAGAGCTTCTGGATGTTTACGAAGACAGGCGGATATACAAATTTTTTCACATTCCGTTCCAGAGCGGCTCAGACAGAATTCTGAAACTCATGAAGAGAGGTAATACCGCCAGGGAATTCATTGAAATAACGGAGAACATCAGAAAGAGATACCCTGAGGCAACAATCTCCACTGACATCATAGTGGGATTTCCTACGGAAACAGAGGAGGATTTCGAGCAGAGCCTTCAACTTATGAAAACTGTAGCTCCGGACATAGTGAACGTTACACGTTTTTCTGCAAGAGAAGGAACACCGGCTGCTTCAATGCAGGGACAGATTCCCGGATGGATAGCAAAGGAGAGATCCAGAAGAGCCACGGACCTCAGATTCGCAATCTCCGGAAGGAGGAACAGTGAATATGAGGGAAGGAATGCCGAAGCACTTATAACAGAGGAAGGGAAGAACGGCTATTCTATCGGCAGACTCGAAAACTACAAGCAGATAATTGTTAGCGGCACGCATTCGCCAGGAAAGACGGTTAATTGCCTTATTACAGGGTCGACGCCGATACATCTTGTAGGTTCCGCCGACTCAAAACCTGCCACAATACCGGAGGAAGCAGGAACAGCAGGTTGA
- the map gene encoding type II methionyl aminopeptidase, with protein MQTNSDQRDKLLQAGRIAREAREKGIMLSEPGRRIIDVVEEVEELIRNRGGMPAFPVNIGIDGVAAHYTPPSGDTHRFPENGVLKFDVGVHIDGYIADTAATKDLGGLNTALVNSSLVALNEALGVIKPGVSLRFVGSVIEKAITSSGYRPITNLMGHSIERYNLHAGFSVPNVPDITDMPIPDEIVIAVEPFATSGRGLVVSGKMGNIFSMSKDKDIDDEELGSFRDEIVKAYNGLPFAERWLADFKNHKQLLSRLLRLGVIHGYQTLIEAGGGPVSQWEHTLIVSRDEVIATSK; from the coding sequence TTGCAGACGAACAGCGATCAGAGGGATAAGCTGCTGCAGGCCGGACGGATTGCCAGGGAAGCAAGGGAAAAAGGCATAATGCTCTCTGAGCCTGGCAGGAGAATTATAGATGTTGTAGAAGAGGTTGAAGAGCTCATAAGGAATAGAGGGGGTATGCCGGCCTTTCCCGTCAATATAGGGATAGACGGCGTGGCCGCCCATTATACTCCCCCTTCAGGGGACACCCACCGTTTTCCTGAAAACGGCGTGCTGAAATTTGATGTTGGAGTCCATATTGACGGCTACATTGCAGACACTGCTGCGACAAAGGACCTTGGCGGTTTGAACACTGCACTTGTTAATTCGTCCCTTGTTGCCCTCAATGAAGCGCTCGGTGTGATCAAACCAGGTGTTTCACTCCGGTTTGTAGGCAGCGTAATCGAAAAGGCTATCACGTCGAGCGGATACAGGCCAATCACAAACCTGATGGGTCACAGCATTGAAAGGTACAACCTGCACGCGGGCTTCAGCGTGCCAAATGTGCCGGATATCACGGACATGCCCATTCCTGATGAAATCGTGATTGCTGTAGAGCCCTTCGCAACAAGCGGCAGGGGTCTGGTGGTCTCTGGAAAGATGGGAAACATCTTTTCGATGTCAAAGGACAAGGATATCGATGACGAAGAACTCGGATCGTTCAGGGACGAGATAGTAAAGGCGTACAACGGCCTTCCCTTCGCCGAGAGATGGCTTGCTGATTTCAAGAACCATAAACAGCTGCTCAGCAGACTGCTGCGCCTCGGAGTCATTCACGGCTATCAGACATTAATCGAGGCAGGCGGGGGTCCTGTGAGCCAGTGGGAGCATACGCTTATAGTCAGCAGGGATGAAGTTATAGCCACGAGCAAGTGA
- a CDS encoding threonylcarbamoyl-AMP synthase: MKQIDCSGYCEFEDDQPVKCNIPSDTLREIVDTLHGGNLIVYPSDTIYCIGADIYDEQSVKKVFMAKKRPFDMPISVCVPNFKSALEVGYIDRTARMIMEKFMPGPLIILVDKKEDVPDLLTAGTNTVGIRIPAHPLALNIMEEFGPITSASANLHSKRSPVTIDICKKDLSSKISIYLDCGRTKYGVQSTIVDATGDTLKVVREGPIRRSKIEEFLTTIT, translated from the coding sequence TTGAAGCAGATTGACTGTTCAGGCTACTGTGAATTTGAAGACGATCAACCCGTGAAGTGCAATATTCCATCCGATACACTCAGGGAAATTGTTGACACGCTTCATGGGGGCAACCTGATTGTTTATCCAAGCGACACCATCTACTGCATCGGTGCAGACATATATGACGAGCAATCGGTGAAAAAGGTATTTATGGCAAAGAAGAGGCCGTTTGACATGCCGATATCCGTCTGTGTTCCGAACTTCAAATCGGCGCTGGAGGTTGGTTATATCGACAGGACGGCAAGGATGATCATGGAGAAGTTCATGCCGGGCCCACTAATAATCCTGGTGGACAAAAAAGAAGATGTACCCGATCTCCTCACCGCCGGCACCAATACAGTCGGAATAAGGATTCCTGCGCATCCTCTGGCCCTGAACATAATGGAGGAATTCGGCCCGATTACTTCAGCAAGCGCAAATTTGCATTCAAAGAGGAGCCCTGTCACAATCGACATCTGCAAGAAGGATCTTTCTTCCAAAATCAGCATTTATCTTGATTGCGGCAGAACCAAGTACGGTGTTCAGTCCACGATAGTCGACGCAACGGGGGATACCCTTAAGGTAGTGAGAGAGGGCCCAATCAGGCGGTCAAAGATAGAGGAGTTCCTCACAACCATAACCTGA
- a CDS encoding LysE family translocator produces the protein MWSENLVFGLILGFTLTIPPGPMNAFIASQTVSGGRAAGILTGLGAMTADMILGAIVYSARSVIDIHEYIRILYAVGAAVLIFLAYSSLKSRNVADSATGGKRTYYRALILGITNPYQILWWITAGLAFAYLGGIILLIGLFAAIAVWIVSFPVLLHAGTRKYPGLRRIISAFSSVAMISFAAYFVYLAV, from the coding sequence ATGTGGTCGGAGAATCTAGTTTTTGGCCTGATACTCGGATTTACGCTTACGATTCCACCTGGGCCAATGAATGCGTTCATTGCCTCCCAGACAGTGTCAGGAGGAAGGGCCGCCGGCATCCTGACGGGCCTCGGTGCCATGACTGCCGATATGATTCTCGGAGCCATTGTGTATTCCGCCAGATCTGTTATTGACATACATGAATATATTCGAATTCTGTATGCAGTTGGAGCCGCGGTGCTCATATTCCTAGCATATTCTTCCTTAAAGAGCAGGAATGTTGCGGACAGCGCGACCGGGGGGAAGAGAACGTATTACCGTGCACTGATTCTTGGAATTACAAATCCATATCAGATACTCTGGTGGATAACGGCAGGACTGGCATTTGCTTACCTTGGAGGCATTATACTCCTGATAGGTCTGTTCGCGGCAATTGCAGTATGGATAGTTTCCTTTCCTGTATTGCTTCATGCGGGAACAAGAAAATATCCTGGTCTCAGGAGGATTATATCTGCATTTTCCTCCGTTGCTATGATTTCATTTGCGGCCTATTTTGTCTATCTGGCAGTCTGA
- the sucC gene encoding ADP-forming succinate--CoA ligase subunit beta — translation MKLFEYRAKQMMEKYGIPVPRGHVVRSRDDITSVEYPVAVKAQVLVGGRGKAGGIKFAETVDDAKDRTDEILKMQIKGEKVKAVLLEERLNVSKELYLSLILDRSSRSLLFMGSAEGGVEIESVEEGKIAMVSVPPYGYSSFITRVLGGKMKVDGSMLSQLDEIIQKLYAMFVAEDCELAEINPLVITGEGKMIAADGKVTINDDALFRHPEFSEDIDDLTPLEQRAKRESIAFVQLDGDIGVIANGAGLTMATLDILTINGGRAGIFLDLGGTDDPRKVTAAFNLMNDAKPRVIFINIFGGITKCDTVALGVKSAVEQSRIRIPIVARIRGVNDDIARKILSDIGIAATTDLIEAAKKAVSEEGN, via the coding sequence TTGAAACTGTTCGAATATAGAGCCAAGCAGATGATGGAAAAGTACGGTATTCCCGTGCCCAGGGGCCATGTCGTGAGATCGCGTGACGATATCACATCCGTAGAATATCCGGTCGCGGTCAAGGCACAGGTGCTTGTTGGCGGGAGGGGCAAAGCAGGTGGAATAAAATTTGCAGAAACAGTCGATGACGCCAAGGATAGGACAGACGAAATATTGAAAATGCAGATCAAGGGTGAAAAGGTCAAGGCAGTTCTGCTGGAGGAAAGACTCAATGTCTCAAAGGAGCTCTATCTGAGTCTTATACTGGACAGGAGCAGCAGGTCATTGCTTTTTATGGGAAGCGCTGAGGGAGGTGTTGAAATTGAAAGTGTGGAGGAGGGCAAGATAGCAATGGTTTCGGTTCCTCCATACGGATATTCATCTTTCATAACAAGGGTTTTGGGCGGTAAAATGAAAGTGGACGGGAGCATGCTGTCGCAACTGGACGAAATCATACAGAAACTGTACGCAATGTTTGTTGCAGAGGATTGCGAACTTGCGGAGATAAATCCGCTGGTCATAACGGGCGAAGGGAAAATGATCGCTGCCGACGGAAAGGTTACGATAAACGATGATGCGCTTTTCAGGCATCCTGAATTTTCTGAAGACATAGATGACCTTACCCCTCTGGAACAGAGGGCGAAGCGTGAGAGTATCGCATTTGTACAGCTGGATGGAGACATAGGCGTCATTGCAAACGGTGCGGGCCTGACGATGGCCACGCTGGATATACTGACAATAAACGGCGGCAGGGCAGGAATATTCCTGGATCTGGGTGGAACCGACGATCCACGAAAAGTAACAGCCGCATTCAACCTCATGAATGATGCGAAACCGCGTGTCATTTTCATCAACATATTCGGAGGCATAACCAAATGCGATACTGTGGCACTCGGAGTGAAATCCGCAGTGGAACAGAGCAGGATCCGGATACCCATAGTGGCCAGGATAAGGGGCGTGAATGACGATATCGCCAGGAAAATCCTTTCGGACATAGGCATTGCGGCAACGACAGATCTCATTGAGGCAGCAAAAAAAGCGGTAAGCGAGGAGGGGAACTGA
- a CDS encoding homoserine kinase produces MKSAVKVAAPSTIANFGPGFDTFGLALEGPRDIIELTMDVYETEIETVPDYSIPTKKNAAFAAASAIAWKNRVNAPFKMKITKGVRPGSGIGSSAASSVGAALAMAVAMDYDAKNEDLIQASSLGEKMASGSAHIDNVTAALLGGFTIVSNRSPVDVVSIPVEKLPEFDIVVVLPDVILETRKSRSVLPKSVPLTDAVENISKCSTIVHAMLEKNIERVGKYLEDAVVLPYRKQLMPWYEKVNKAAINAGALGFSVSGAGPAVFAICKNGSKSIADAMERAFKSAGLKSQSIITRPGKGAEILSAK; encoded by the coding sequence TTGAAGTCCGCAGTAAAGGTGGCCGCACCTTCAACAATCGCTAATTTTGGGCCGGGATTCGACACATTCGGCCTTGCACTCGAAGGACCCAGGGATATTATTGAACTGACAATGGATGTTTACGAGACGGAAATTGAAACTGTCCCCGATTATTCAATTCCTACAAAGAAGAATGCTGCCTTTGCGGCTGCAAGCGCCATCGCATGGAAAAACCGGGTAAACGCACCGTTCAAGATGAAGATAACCAAAGGCGTCAGACCGGGCAGCGGCATAGGCAGCAGCGCCGCATCGTCCGTCGGAGCGGCTCTCGCCATGGCGGTCGCAATGGACTACGATGCAAAGAACGAGGATCTGATACAGGCCTCCTCCCTTGGAGAAAAGATGGCATCAGGCTCCGCTCATATTGACAATGTTACGGCAGCACTTCTGGGAGGCTTCACCATAGTTTCGAACAGGAGCCCGGTGGATGTTGTTTCGATTCCGGTTGAAAAACTGCCTGAGTTCGATATAGTTGTTGTCCTGCCTGATGTAATCCTGGAAACAAGGAAATCCAGAAGCGTACTTCCGAAGAGCGTTCCGCTAACTGACGCAGTGGAGAACATATCGAAATGTTCCACCATTGTCCATGCGATGCTGGAGAAGAACATAGAAAGGGTTGGAAAATATCTTGAAGATGCTGTTGTCCTTCCCTACAGAAAGCAGCTGATGCCCTGGTATGAAAAGGTGAACAAGGCCGCAATCAACGCAGGTGCGCTGGGTTTCTCGGTGAGCGGCGCCGGCCCTGCAGTGTTTGCAATATGCAAAAACGGTTCAAAGAGCATTGCAGATGCAATGGAACGTGCATTCAAGAGTGCCGGATTGAAATCACAGTCGATTATCACCAGGCCGGGAAAGGGAGCTGAGATACTTTCTGCCAAATAA
- the tuf gene encoding translation elongation factor EF-1 subunit alpha, translating to MANKPHLNIVFIGHVDHGKSTLVGRMLFNTKNVDQYLIEKYKKEAEEKGKATFEFAWVMDNLKEERERGVTIDVSHRRFDTPKYYFTIIDAPGHRDFVKNMITGTSQADAAVLVVDAGKGPEAQTKEHVFLARTLGVTQLIVAVNKMDSTQPPYSQEAFEKTKKAVTDLLKSVRYKVDEIPFIPVSAYVGDNTTEPSGNLSWWKGDTLLSSLDKLKEPPKVTDKPLRLPVQDVYTITGIGTVPVGRVETGILKKDMRIIFMPSNKTGEVKSIEMHHEQMEAAYPGDNVGFNVRGIAKTDIKRGDVAGPMESVPTVAKSFVGQIAILNHPSLITVGYTPVFHCHTSQVACTFTELQKKIDPATGGVKEEKPQFLKTGDVAFVKIEPTKPMVIEKASDFPQLGRFAIRDMGQTVAAGVCTEVEKRTT from the coding sequence ATGGCTAACAAACCCCATCTTAACATAGTCTTTATCGGTCACGTGGACCATGGTAAGTCAACGCTAGTCGGAAGGATGCTTTTCAATACAAAAAACGTTGATCAGTACCTAATAGAAAAATACAAGAAGGAAGCCGAAGAGAAGGGCAAGGCAACGTTCGAATTCGCATGGGTCATGGATAACCTGAAGGAGGAAAGGGAAAGAGGAGTGACAATCGATGTTTCCCACAGACGGTTTGATACACCGAAATACTATTTCACGATCATAGACGCCCCTGGTCACCGTGATTTTGTCAAGAATATGATCACCGGGACGAGCCAGGCTGACGCTGCTGTCCTGGTTGTGGATGCTGGGAAGGGTCCCGAGGCTCAGACAAAAGAGCATGTTTTTCTGGCAAGAACCCTTGGAGTTACACAGCTGATTGTCGCCGTGAACAAAATGGACTCTACACAGCCGCCCTATTCGCAGGAAGCTTTTGAAAAGACCAAGAAGGCTGTAACCGATCTTTTGAAGTCAGTCAGATACAAGGTAGATGAGATTCCATTCATACCTGTAAGTGCATATGTTGGTGACAACACAACTGAACCGTCCGGAAATCTTTCCTGGTGGAAGGGTGACACGCTTCTGTCCTCACTCGACAAGCTCAAGGAACCGCCAAAGGTTACTGACAAACCCTTGAGGCTTCCGGTTCAGGATGTTTATACGATTACAGGAATAGGAACGGTCCCAGTCGGCAGAGTTGAGACAGGAATATTGAAGAAGGACATGAGAATCATTTTCATGCCATCAAACAAGACCGGTGAGGTAAAGTCAATAGAAATGCACCATGAACAGATGGAAGCCGCCTACCCTGGCGACAACGTCGGCTTCAACGTGCGCGGAATAGCGAAGACAGACATTAAAAGAGGAGATGTTGCCGGTCCGATGGAGTCGGTGCCGACCGTTGCCAAGTCATTCGTCGGGCAGATTGCAATTCTGAATCATCCGAGCCTGATAACCGTGGGCTACACGCCTGTGTTCCACTGCCATACTTCTCAAGTCGCATGCACATTTACAGAACTTCAGAAGAAGATTGATCCTGCTACTGGCGGTGTTAAGGAGGAAAAACCTCAATTCCTGAAAACAGGAGACGTCGCATTCGTGAAGATTGAGCCTACAAAACCGATGGTTATTGAAAAGGCTTCGGACTTCCCCCAGCTGGGAAGATTTGCAATCAGAGATATGGGACAGACGGTTGCTGCCGGCGTCTGCACTGAAGTAGAGAAGAGAACTACGTGA